TAATTGGCAGCAAGCATGTAAACAAACTGAGTTTCACATTAAAATATCAACTCGTAtttattgatttcattttaatataatatcTGAACATGAAAATTCACACTGCGCAGTTTTGGAAAGATAGCCAGACTCATTATCAAATAATTCCCCATACAGTTGAGCAATTATGAATAATACTCATCCATAGTGCTGTTGCAAGGGTTAGTTATCTGTTATCTAGTTTTAAGTGAAAATTAGCAGAGTACGATATTCTTTATTGATGCAATCATGGCAAAGCGGCAGACCTCCTCCTGCATTGAAAGGCTGCATCAGTGCAGAAATGAAGTGGAAAATGAATATGTATCAGACATTGACTAAGTACAATTAGTACAGTCAAGGATAAAACCACAATTTTCTCACATGTTAGCAATATGCtacaagtgtgtttttgttgtatcgTACTCTAGGAGAGGAAGTGTTGAGTTGGACAAGTAGCAATTTAAATAGGAATTTGGGAAATTTAATGATGGAAGGACCTAGTTTACTGGTCTCCCAAATACTCCTTTtgataaaaatatgtatatacataatGTTATACAATACATAACATCTTGCTTTAAAAATGGTCTAAGGGGATGGGTGCATCTCTTTCTTGCCTTTGTCATGTGCAGTATTCCTGGCCTACAAAGGCAAGGAAAGGCAGCCATATTTGTAgcacttatacacacatatagtacatttcagcaacagggcaatttaaagtgctttacattaaaacgattaaaaaattgaaaacggAATAAAACGAGAATAAAAGTTAAGgtacagtataagaaattaaacattaaagagcagttaaaaacagttaaacatacaaagcagataaaatacaagatttTAGGCTGCTAGTATGGGACAATGTATAAGCCGTTGCTCTATTCGCGTAATCCACCCGCAATCGTTCCCCGAACGGAGCGATCCCACCGGTCTTACTTTTTAACTCTCTTAATATGCTAATATAGCTTGTCATACAGTTTCAACAATGCAACTTCAGTAtaagaaatgaacaattatttaTAGAAATGCATCATAAAAAGAAACTGATTTTGAGTGTTGAATGAGAATTTTCGAACATTCAGACAATGAAAATTGCAGGAATTAGCATTTAATCCTGCagcttttaatttttcaaaaagtaatttgtcttcattttatCAGAATAAATAAGGCAAGTTAGCATTATATAGAACTAGGTAAGTGAAAATTGAATCaatgaaaaactgtaatataataCGTTTATTTTATAGCCTGTTGTTTGTTTATCATGCTCAAATAATCTTCCATTTTATTCTGGCTCACTTGTAACGGTAACAGTATTTTCTGCCACACAGGAGCCACGAGTGAAGAGGAGCTACTGAAGGCTCTCCTCACCAACGACTACTGCCATGTGTGTGAGGCTGTGCTGCTCTTTGAATCTCAGCGGGTGTCCCACTATGAGGTGTGTGCTACTTTCCAGGCATTAGACATGGAACTGCGGTTCAGTTTTGTTGCCCTCACTAGGTTGGAGCCTTTGTAATAATGTCTCCTGTATCGCTGActgcagggaaaaaaacacGCTCAGAGACTCAAGGTGTACTTGCAAGCCAAGAGAGGTGAAAAGATGAACAAAGAGTCCACAGCACCCCAGGTAAGCTCTCATTTAGACATTTTACACTTCACATGTAGGTGCAATCTTGAATTAACATTAACCAATGACAGAAGATTTAACATAAACCATAATGCTGCAAGCATTTCATGGTAAACATTCTAATATGGTCCGTAGCTTTAGTGATATcctttataaaaaatatgatcACATAATAGTGAAGTGCACAATGAAGATCTAAGGGATCTTCTaagacatctttttttctctcttttcattgttttgttttcagtttacaTACTTTGTCAGGAAGAATATATCTGTCTTTTGACAAGGCTTGTGGCTGTTTTTTGCAGCGGACAATGACCACTGATGAGGACCATTTCTGTGAGCTGTGTAACATGGTGTTTAGTTCCCACGTGGTGGCAAAATCACACTATGAAGGCAAAGTCCATGCAAAAAATCTTCGTAAACAAGGCATTCAGCCCCCAGGCAAGTGTGGGTTGTGTGATGGACAAGTATTGTAGTGATCagaatttgaatatttaaatgtttacataaagagtataaattattaaattataaattaaaagtaaattgtATTGACAGTATGATTTAACTCTGCTCAAGTTAGCTCTAACCCAAATTAACTGAAATTGTTGATTTCTTGTTGCAGTTACAGACAGGTACACAGAGGTGCGTACTTTACCAAGTCTGACTCGGGATCCTGAGGATGCTGACCAGAAATCAGCCCCAAAAGGTAGCATGGAGCATCTTCTGGAACCAGCAGCCACCACAACTACCCCCAGCACAGAGGTTGATCTGAAGGACCCTAACAAGTACTGTGCCCTGTGTGCTGCTTCCTTCAACAATCCCCAAATGGCTTTGCAGCACTACAATGGACGAAAACACCAGAGGAATCAGGCTAGACAGGAGCTGCTCAAAGAGCTCAGCGACGATGTCCAACAGGGTAACACACGCTCCTGGCTATCCACAAAGCAGTAATAATACAAAGAGCATCACACCCCAGGAGTCCGGCGCAGTGCACACTCCACATAAAACGCTACATTACATCATTTCCAACAACATACACAGAGAAGAATGAGGGCAAAAGGACATCATCCAACTGTTTTACCCAAAGATCCTCTGGTCCAgctcagctaaaaacacaacacagaatctGTCAGCACGTTAACATGTCGTTCGTTACAGAGGCTGTTTGTAACCGTTAGGTTAGTACAGTTAGGCTACCCACAACGTCATCTTTTGGTCACCTGTTCAGGTGATgggatgaaccatctgtctatcacaAAcgccattttagtttttaatgttgttgtcacgcggtgtttggtgttttaaattcaaccaCGCCTGTGGCTGCCCTGAGCTGGGCCGTGATTGGTTCTGCCTGCTACTGTTCTAAAACAAACGCCTAATTTGAAGCCTTtcaagatggatttttgtgtgatATGTAATCCATGATTCTTGCTTGATCTCATGATATCGTAAGAATCCTGCTACCGAGTGTGGTAAATGACTATATGTCAATGTCCTTCAATCTGTCTGAGATGCAAGGAGACAAGTAAAATTGCGGCGCTGTATTACCCACTGTATATAACTGAGTTAGCGTTACAGGGAGGTCATGTAGTTGCAATGAAGGTTTtcctcagacagaaaatcattcatttacaggAAGAGAATATGTTACAGgtgcattgttgcatttcaagcGTTGCACACAGTAATATAACCTGGATGTATCGTGAGCTGGACCGGGTAGCACTGTTACTGTGTCACAAGCCAAAGTATTAACagattgttgtagcaaccagCCTAATAATAACTGAGAttaatacagcacatttcatgGAACCCACGGACGCTTTACACAGATACCgggggaaaagggaaaaataataataggccAGCACAAACATGGactaaaagcaataaaacatcTACTCTAAATTGAAGGGGGGTGTAATTTAATTAGGTACAACCATATCGTGCAATCtaatgttattgtaaaaatgACATAGACATTATCAATTTGGGGTCActtttgaataatttacaatCCAGTAGTggtctctccatctgtcttctTTTACTTTCCCTTTCAGCTTTTAGTTCTTGTTAAATTTCCTTCTGTTTTGTGATGGCCttgccccagtatcagccataactacagcatATAACTTCTAAAGTACAATTagaatacaattaggcctatataaagaaatttcctgctaccttttacctggctggatacaCTAACACAAGCTTTTCTGGTACATCTGTGACCCATAAGAGTGTGTGATCTTTAGCGCCGTCTACCTGccataaataatcaaatttgaTCATGGATGCTGTCTTACGCCCTTTCCCTCCTCTATGTTGTTTACAGCCAAATCCCTGATGTGTAAGATATGTAGCGTGCAATTTAATTCTGTGGAGATGTACCAGGCCCACGTGCATGGAAACAAACACCAGATTAGGTAAGATCAATATTTTCCTGACAAACACTGTCCAATGCCATTGTGTTATCATTTATACCGCACTTAACATGTaatctatatatatgtataatgcTATACTGTACTTCAACTTGTTTTTCTAGATTTTTGGCAAAATTAAAGGTCTATTTAGTGACTTCTTTGATACTTACACCAATCAAATAGCAACCTAATTCCTGTTTACATGTTCTTGACTAGGGAGAAGAAGGTTGTTGACCTGTGCAAATCCCAACAAAAAGACTACAACACATTTGCAGACGAATTGGCAGATTACATTCAGGTTCAGAAGGTGCGTGGGATCATCCCCAAGGGCAGTCAAGTCCTCACTCTGGGTGACACTCAAAAAGAGGatgacgaagaagaagaagaggaagcatTAAACAAGGGGGATAGCATAGAACTGAACAAAACTATGCCCAACCTCCCTCCCACCTCTCACCCTTGTCATCAACCCCGCCCCGGTTGTTACTACACAGCTGAAGGGTGGCGTCCTCCATATCAGGGCCCTGCCTGGCCGCCCCGCGCCTGGGATTACAACTGCCCTGCCCCAGTCCTCCCAGGCTCAGACTCTCCACTGTTCACTAGTCGGCccacaaagagaaagaggcaCAGGAAGCAGTCAAGCTCCTCCTCTTAtacttcttcatcatcatcttacTCCTCCTCCTATAGCAGTAGCACAAGTGACAGTGAGGAAAGTGAATACAGACGCAGAGGAAAGAGGCGGATTAGAAGATCCAGGAGGGAAAGAAACAGGAGGCCAAGACATGATGACTCAGataaggaggagaagaagaggaagcgacaaaggagggaaagagaTAATGACtcagaagagaggagaggagaggaatcTGGAGAGTCAGAGCAAGAGAGTaggagaaaaaagcaaaaaaatcacGGCGAGCGGAGAAGGCGAGAAAATAAATCTCGGGAGGAGGACTCTGCAGCGGATGGAGGGGAAGGGGTGATGGACAATTTAGTGCCAGAAGACACGATGGGCAATAGAAAAGACACTGACGTGCATATTCAGGCTGTAATGAATGTTGAGCAGGGGGAAGATGGACTGGACAAGCCAGCCAAACCTAAAtacaggaaagagaagaagaaaacaaaggagaaaGTAGACAAtaggacagaggaggagaagctgTGGGATGACTCCATTCTGGGCTGTTAAACTCAAAAAGCCCTGTTAAACTGTGTCTGTTGAACTGCTGTCATTTGGGCAAAACATTAAGATATCATGAGCATGACTTTGAAAATCTCATAAACTGTCtgttaaaataatctttatagCAGTTAACAAGTGAGTTTTTACTATCTGCTCTGACAGCGCCATAGTGTTGTCCTTCATAGATGTGCTAGCTGGCTAGCCATGGTTAGCCAACTTATATTTGtaaggaatgaatgaattgaaTTTGGAGGGGTTTCTTAAACACATCCACAActataataactttatttttcactatGACACTTATTAATATCTTAGATTGAATTAATTTGCACATCTTTGTTGACTTTTGgctgtaatatttaaaatgtcttatttttttgcttATCTTTTAGATCATCAAGTCCTCTTGACATCTTAATACATCAATATGTTGCTGTATTTGTGCTTCTGGCAAGGACTTGATAGTTTGTGATCCCTTTAGCAGCCTGTGGTTGGCACTGTTGAGCTTCATTCAGCGTATaagtaaagcaaataaaagccATTAGAtgttagaagttttttttttttttttaaagctgtctGCTTTCACTCAGAGTCACGCACTGGAAAAAGCCTATCAGAGTGCATCTCTGATAGCCTAAACAGGTTGTATGTTGTAAATAATGGAATGATGGAATTATGATAAGTTGTCTGTTGCACAtcaaaactatttttgaaaaaaaatgagagtTGACATTGCCTTAGTCTAGAGTGCATTgtctgcatgtgcatgtgttatgGATGTATTTGCACATCCAACCAGCTCACAAAGTATTTGGGGTCAGACAGGTGCAAATGTTCAAATGAGGACAGCTCTTTACAAACTTGAAAATGTATGTTCAGATGCAGTCTGTGAAGAATTGAACAAAGGCAGTCTTACGGTATTTAAATGTCACTGAAGAATTTGGTAAAGTTGTTGCCATTTATTCAAATTTCCAACTGTCTTTTTGACTCATAAGCATCCACTCAAAATAtagcttttttatttagaagATATTTCTCTAATACTGTAGGTCCTTAAGAGTCCAAAATAGTCTCACAGTCTAAATGCCTTGACTGGACCGGCctctgtttgattttatttgtgcAGCATACGTTTTTTGGACCACATTGTAAAACTTGATCAGTAAGTGCTACGCAAGTTTCTTTCTTAGGCAGCTTCATGAATTGACAAAGGGCTTGTTTGGCTATGTTAAAACTAGATTTCCCGAAAATTCAAGATTTAGGTTAGCACTATAGACTCTGATAACAGACTAAAAACCTGCTCAAATAGGCCTGCAGATTAAAtgtcttttaataaataataccttcttctttttttttaaagacattatttGCTTAAGATGTGTTACACTACCTGGACTAACTTTAACGTCTGGCGTGCTGTATGTCAGATATTTGTTTGCATTAGGATCCTGAGAGCAGAATGGTGCACAATATGTGGCTTTTTGGAAAAGGAGAACAGTGTCACAAGATTCAAGCTGAGAAAGtgttatttgaaaaacatgcatgcagcaGTCAGACCAACAAAGGCTTGATAGCTCAGCGATGTGTAATGAGCAGCTCTGAAGCCCCCTGAGATCTCCTGTTTTCAAAGAATCCTGCGGTCTCGTTCCCTGTCTTGCTCGAGTCTCCGACCCCCGTAGAGCTATATGGTACCCACATCCTCTCACTTTAAGACCCCCACCAGACCGTTCTACACATTAACCttttatgcacacacaaaacattcctgagacaaaaaaaaatccacagaaAACACTCTTAAGCGCAATTTAGgtttacaataaaacaactttGTCTATCCAAGGCCTGAAAATCCTCTTTATTAAGGAAAGTTTGAGGATAATCAGACATTTGGACAGCCAATCCTCATTTTAAGGGCAGAATGGTTGGAATATATAGAAAGGCCAATAAATGGGACGGAGTACTTTTAATGTGGAGTAAAGAACATAGAAGTAGGTTTTTAAGTAAGACATCAACTGCAACAAAATCTTCACTGCCTCCCTTGACACTACCTCAGTAAGTAAATCGCAGTATTGTTCACACATGGTGCAGGGTCGATGAAAAGACAGTGTCAGCCTCAGTCTTTGGAATAGCCACATACAACTGTTTATTGAAAAGTGTATTGATAAAATATCTagtttgttaattgttttttttcagttgaaaAATTCATCTACACAAATTTTGTTAATCGGTTTATTCTCACTTGTGCAAAAATGCCGttatgctgcttttctttgttttatatccGTATAAGTGAAGTGCCTTTGGGTATTGGACTGATATTTGGCAACAATTTGAAGACGTCACCTAAGGCTCCTAAAAATTGCAATGGTCATTTTCACTGATTTCTGACATGGTTAATCGATTATTAGACATATTACTCAATTCCCAAAGTAAGTtgtagttgcagccctaacagACTCAATCCAAAGTCAGGTGTTTCTAAAAGTCTTTTTCATGTCTTGTGTCTGTAAATGGGTGAATGAAATTGAACTGGCACGCATGCTTAGCCTACTGTACACATCGATCTGTCACTCCTGTGTTATCACTAAAGACAGCATGAACGCAGTTTTGCTACttttacaacacaaaaagaagagaagtgagaaagagaagagaaattcAGAGGTCAGTTTCTTTGTAATTCAAGTTGAACTGAAAATGCCATACTAAATATTAAACACTATCAGTTTGTAAAACTAATTGAAAAATATGTTCAGTCTGTTGGAATAACTGACCAAGAAGGAGGTTACTATTGAATTACTATTGAActtttttcaatagttttttgCCTTAATGAATTTAAACCAATTTAGCTTTTAACAGAAGAAAAGCGATACTATTACTGcaaatgatttgttttgacaaaatgttttgcatCAGTTTGTCACACAGAAATGTAACAGGGTTATTCTATAGTGCTTTCTTAATTATGTCTTGACTCTATACCCCATACTTTCATACTATGCAAAGTTAAATAAGTGATAAGAAATAACTACAAAGctttatacacacacttacacgcACCAGTGAATACCTGACAATAATCTACAGAATTGTGGATTAGGGTTTGTTTCCCTGATCCTTCGCTCCCAGTACCTGAAGTTTAGGCTCTGTACATTGGTGTACCTTTGCCGTGCTCTGCTGTGAGGCTGCAAATGTAGAACTCTGCTAAGCTCTAGGTCATGCACCTGGGCAGAGGCCACAGAACTGCAAACGTCTGCTCTGTGAATAAACAACTTTTTTATTGCTTGATATGTGGTATCATAGCTCTGACAAAATGCACAATTTCAGCTGTTTGTCATGATCACTGTTTGCTGAACTGCGTCTTTCTCTTGAACAACCTGAGGTGtaaacataattattatttgttggGTAGATATGGTATGTAGTTTTTATGTAAGTCAAGAATGTCAAGCCACATGATTAGCAGTGCTATGTTAGGTTTTATGCACATTTCAAATTCAAGttcaagctgtgtgtgtgtgtgtgtgtgtgtgtgtgtgtgtgtctgtgtgtgtgtgtgtgtgtgagagagagagtcccTTGGCTGGTGTACGGCCCTGTCTGATAGGccctgtgtgtgtcacactgGGGTGTTACCTTGACAACTCGGGGCCCTGTCAGCTCAGTTCCTCCCATCATCTCTGACAGATAGATAGCAGGAAGAGAAAGTATCAGCACCGTCCCTCAGCAATTAGTCAAGCTACACAACTGGTACACACACTTGAGACCGGACAAAATGATTCTGCTGCCACTGGCATGGACACTGTTGACAGTATCGCTGTGGACATCAGGTAAGTTTCTCAGATGTTTCGTAAGCCTCAAGCATTCCGAGGTGTTCTCAACATCATAACTTAGTCAGGGGCCTGTAGCGAGGGATGTGTTGTCGTCCACTCTCAAACTGAAGCTTTTCTGATGTTTAACTTAAATCATTTCTACATTTATAAAAGGCAGTCATAACTATAGTGTGTGCTGAAtggtgaatttcttttttaataatccAATAGATGACACGGAAGGTTTAAACAGACTAAGTAAAACGCC
The Etheostoma cragini isolate CJK2018 chromosome 4, CSU_Ecrag_1.0, whole genome shotgun sequence genome window above contains:
- the zmat1 gene encoding zinc finger matrin-type protein 1 isoform X1 is translated as MDGRSVCTPLLAESDAQNNTTSTPNAASVTDADKVINTKIDSTQVKGATSEEELLKALLTNDYCHVCEAVLLFESQRVSHYEGKKHAQRLKVYLQAKRGEKMNKESTAPQRTMTTDEDHFCELCNMVFSSHVVAKSHYEGKVHAKNLRKQGIQPPVTDRYTEVRTLPSLTRDPEDADQKSAPKGSMEHLLEPAATTTTPSTEVDLKDPNKYCALCAASFNNPQMALQHYNGRKHQRNQARQELLKELSDDVQQAKSLMCKICSVQFNSVEMYQAHVHGNKHQIREKKVVDLCKSQQKDYNTFADELADYIQVQKVRGIIPKGSQVLTLGDTQKEDDEEEEEEALNKGDSIELNKTMPNLPPTSHPCHQPRPGCYYTAEGWRPPYQGPAWPPRAWDYNCPAPVLPGSDSPLFTSRPTKRKRHRKQSSSSSYTSSSSSYSSSYSSSTSDSEESEYRRRGKRRIRRSRRERNRRPRHDDSDKEEKKRKRQRRERDNDSEERRGEESGESEQESRRKKQKNHGERRRRENKSREEDSAADGGEGVMDNLVPEDTMGNRKDTDVHIQAVMNVEQGEDGLDKPAKPKYRKEKKKTKEKVDNRTEEEKLWDDSILGC
- the zmat1 gene encoding zinc finger matrin-type protein 1 isoform X2 — encoded protein: MNKESTAPQRTMTTDEDHFCELCNMVFSSHVVAKSHYEGKVHAKNLRKQGIQPPVTDRYTEVRTLPSLTRDPEDADQKSAPKGSMEHLLEPAATTTTPSTEVDLKDPNKYCALCAASFNNPQMALQHYNGRKHQRNQARQELLKELSDDVQQAKSLMCKICSVQFNSVEMYQAHVHGNKHQIREKKVVDLCKSQQKDYNTFADELADYIQVQKVRGIIPKGSQVLTLGDTQKEDDEEEEEEALNKGDSIELNKTMPNLPPTSHPCHQPRPGCYYTAEGWRPPYQGPAWPPRAWDYNCPAPVLPGSDSPLFTSRPTKRKRHRKQSSSSSYTSSSSSYSSSYSSSTSDSEESEYRRRGKRRIRRSRRERNRRPRHDDSDKEEKKRKRQRRERDNDSEERRGEESGESEQESRRKKQKNHGERRRRENKSREEDSAADGGEGVMDNLVPEDTMGNRKDTDVHIQAVMNVEQGEDGLDKPAKPKYRKEKKKTKEKVDNRTEEEKLWDDSILGC